A single Pedobacter sp. PACM 27299 DNA region contains:
- a CDS encoding ABC-F family ATP-binding cassette domain-containing protein codes for MSTLIAAENLGHAYHDEWLFKNLTLGIQPGQRVALVGINGAGKSTLLKLLAERFNPLEGKIVKNKSVKIGFLDQEPSFPDGHSISDFIFSTENKQQQLIKEYEELIEDPNPDEKTLNRLYEELSEHNAWEYEHEIKTILSRMGITHLQQQISTLSGGQKKRLALAKLLIEDPEIYVLDEPTNHLDIDTIEWLEKLLTSGNKTILLVTHDRYFLDNVCNTIVELDRGKIYNYNGNYAYFLEKKSEREMADESTFQKNKNLLKKELEWMRRMPAARTTKSQSRIDAFYDLESKTKQRSDNQNVTLNVKMARQGNKILELDHIGQSFNGNPIINDFSYTFKRADRIGLAGKNGTGKSTLLNIITGYLTPEKGKVSTGETTVYGYYKQGGLAFNEKERVIDIVKSDAEYIKMADGQTISASQLLTLFLFPPKKQHGMVEKLSGGEKKRLHLMKVLMQNPNFLILDEPTNDLDIDTLNVLEEFLENFPGVLILVSHDRYLLDKMSEQLFIMEGNGEVGIYNGNYSEYRISLETPKEKAPAKAKEQPAPQAAASPVKKLSFKEQKELDDSEAKIAELEGKIQELSHSLLTIDSSDYTKIQEVSKTIENLNQELETVTERWLTLYEQ; via the coding sequence TTGAGTACACTAATTGCAGCCGAAAACTTAGGCCATGCTTACCATGATGAATGGCTATTTAAAAATTTGACCCTGGGGATTCAACCTGGACAGCGCGTAGCGTTGGTTGGTATAAACGGTGCTGGAAAAAGCACCTTACTGAAATTACTTGCCGAAAGGTTTAATCCTCTGGAAGGTAAAATCGTGAAGAATAAATCTGTTAAAATAGGATTCCTGGATCAGGAGCCTTCTTTTCCAGATGGTCACTCGATTAGCGATTTCATTTTCTCTACAGAAAACAAACAGCAGCAACTGATCAAAGAATATGAGGAACTGATTGAAGATCCAAACCCGGATGAAAAAACATTGAACCGCTTATATGAAGAATTAAGCGAGCACAATGCCTGGGAATACGAGCATGAAATTAAAACGATTTTAAGCCGTATGGGAATCACTCATCTGCAGCAGCAGATCTCTACCCTATCTGGTGGCCAGAAGAAGCGTTTGGCGCTTGCAAAGCTATTGATAGAGGATCCTGAGATCTATGTATTGGATGAGCCTACCAATCACCTGGACATTGATACGATCGAATGGCTGGAGAAACTATTGACTTCCGGTAATAAAACTATATTGTTAGTTACACACGACAGGTACTTTTTGGACAATGTTTGTAACACCATTGTAGAGTTAGACAGAGGAAAAATTTACAATTATAACGGCAATTACGCTTACTTCCTGGAGAAGAAATCTGAGCGTGAGATGGCCGATGAGAGTACATTCCAGAAAAATAAGAACCTGTTGAAAAAGGAACTGGAGTGGATGAGAAGAATGCCTGCTGCCCGTACTACTAAGTCTCAATCCCGTATTGATGCTTTTTATGATCTGGAGAGTAAAACCAAGCAAAGATCTGACAATCAAAATGTTACGCTTAATGTAAAAATGGCACGTCAAGGGAATAAAATCCTGGAACTGGACCATATCGGTCAGTCTTTTAATGGCAACCCAATCATTAATGATTTCAGTTATACTTTTAAACGTGCAGACCGTATTGGCCTTGCAGGTAAAAATGGTACTGGAAAATCTACTTTGTTAAATATCATTACCGGCTACTTAACGCCTGAAAAAGGAAAAGTAAGTACTGGCGAAACTACTGTTTATGGTTATTATAAACAAGGTGGTTTGGCTTTCAATGAGAAAGAAAGAGTAATTGATATCGTAAAATCTGATGCAGAATATATCAAAATGGCCGATGGCCAGACGATCTCTGCTTCACAATTACTGACCTTATTCCTCTTCCCTCCTAAAAAGCAACATGGCATGGTGGAGAAGCTAAGTGGTGGTGAAAAGAAAAGATTACACCTGATGAAGGTGTTGATGCAGAACCCCAATTTCCTGATCTTGGATGAGCCAACTAACGACCTGGATATTGATACGCTGAATGTATTAGAAGAGTTCTTAGAGAACTTCCCAGGGGTACTAATCCTGGTGTCCCACGATAGGTATCTGCTGGATAAGATGAGTGAGCAATTGTTCATTATGGAAGGCAATGGAGAAGTAGGAATTTACAACGGTAACTACTCAGAATATAGAATCAGTTTAGAAACACCAAAAGAAAAGGCACCAGCAAAAGCGAAGGAACAACCTGCTCCGCAAGCAGCAGCAAGTCCGGTTAAAAAACTGTCCTTTAAAGAGCAAAAAGAACTGGATGATTCGGAAGCAAAAATCGCAGAATTGGAAGGGAAGATTCAGGAATTGAGTCATTCTCTCCTGACTATCGATAGCTCAGATTATACCAAAATACAAGAAGTTTCTAAAACAATTGAAAACTTAAATCAGGAATTGGAAACCGTTACTGAACGTTGGTTAACATTATATGAACAATAA
- the ybeY gene encoding rRNA maturation RNase YbeY: MAKPAVHFFTEDLSYTLKKKTLLKAWIKAIIEKEGYSLQELNFILCSDEYLLRINQEYLNHDTYTDVITFDNSEELKIIVGDIFISLERIQENAKTFKHTVADELYRVMAHGTLHLLGYKDKGKAAKALMTQKEDESLALFKSMESAL, encoded by the coding sequence ATGGCAAAACCAGCAGTTCATTTTTTCACCGAAGACCTTAGTTATACCCTTAAAAAGAAAACCTTGCTTAAGGCCTGGATCAAGGCTATAATTGAAAAAGAAGGTTATTCATTACAGGAATTGAACTTTATCTTATGCTCAGACGAGTATTTACTGCGTATAAACCAGGAATACCTTAACCATGACACATATACTGATGTGATCACTTTTGATAACTCAGAGGAGCTTAAAATAATTGTAGGGGATATATTTATCAGCCTGGAGCGCATTCAGGAAAATGCAAAAACATTTAAGCATACCGTAGCAGATGAACTGTACCGCGTAATGGCTCATGGGACCTTGCATCTTTTGGGCTATAAAGACAAGGGTAAAGCCGCAAAAGCATTGATGACACAAAAAGAAGATGAATCTTTAGCTTTGTTTAAATCAATGGAATCTGCGCTTTAA